The Labeo rohita strain BAU-BD-2019 chromosome 10, IGBB_LRoh.1.0, whole genome shotgun sequence genomic interval TTCTGCACAAACTCTTCCAGATCTGCAGGAAGAGGCTTGGAAGGCTTGCATTGAAATCCACCCATGTAAACAACATTTGGCATGGTTGGTCTCGGGAACTCGAAGACAAAATCAGTCCTCATGAGCCAAATATCAGCAGCTTGAAGGAGGCTAACAATGTCCGTTTTGTAATCAAAATACTTATCTATTAACGCATCATAATGTGGACCGACCACAAATCTGTCCTGGAAGAAAGTAAAgctctgaaataaaacatttttaaccctTTGAGTGAAAGCCATTTTATCTGTATGGCCAGAGCCTGGTAAAGGTACATAAGACAGTGGAGATGGTGCTAAAGCAAAATGTCCTTCACCACTTGTGATCCATCGTACATTGAGAACAAGAGGGAGTTTTAGATAATGAGTTAAAATCACGCCGCCTGCTAAGGCAGGATCGGTGAGCACCAGGTCGTACCGCTCATCCTGAAGTCGTTTCACAAGCATCTTATCTTCCAAAATGACCGACACCATTTTACAAGACATATCATGTGCTTTTGACAACATGGAGAACAAATCGACCTGGATCTTCAAGAATGACAGTCCAGAAGCGTCGCCTCTTTCTATCTCtatcactttaaataaatactctTCAAAAAGTCATCAGATTCGCTGAATTCATCTGCGATTGTGATGGAAGTGTAGAGAGGGGAGTTTTCCGTGATGTACCAGCTGGAACTGGGTCGGATCACGGTGATGCTGTGGCCCCTGGAGTGCAGCTCTTCTATAAGGACTTTCATATTGACCCAGTGGCTTCCATCGACGGGAAACAGTAAAACTTTTCCTCCGCTGCAGCTCGGCGTGAAAACAGAAATTGCCAAAAATAATCCAACAATGAAATGTGACTTCATTGTATCTGGCtaaaagatcaaataaaataaatattaacatattttagttATACCTCCTTTGCActcacaaaaatatgtaaaacttttaaatagaaCAACcttgtaccatattgatataaaaatagaaagagTGAGAAAATCACGGTTTCCCAATCTGGGGTTCATAAACAAACTGCAAAGGGGTTTGTGAGTTTattgaaaagctaataattaattaaatcataaacatgtaaaaaataattaattttaaaatatgtttttaaaaaattcttcaGAATTGgagcaaactgctgtcccacaaccaaatttaaaaagcatttaagtatccaaatcttagatgtttattaaGATTCTTCTATTATCttttgaaacccacaataatatttaaaatattagtaagcttaatacttataaaatcataatttactGGGTACTTTCAACTGGGAGGTGGTTGTCCTGAACCAGTTGCAATATCTTttttgattctttaaaaaagtgaagttcaaaaaatatattttatattttctttgtaaattacgAAACTTGAATGTGTCCCgcatttgtgtatgttttagtctaaTTGGCCGAGACTGAACTAAACCCATAAATTTATGATCAGCAAATATTCACGTGTCCCaatctctcatagctacaaggtgtgaGTAGATAAATCCCatcattttagataaatgtgttcaaaagtctgaaaaatctgtatgtaactttaaggaacgtttccaactctgactttggaccaattctgtagaatggcctatattaataaaatgtaattatgtaatcatttaaaaggtaactgtaatctgattacgattattttaaaatctattagaagtacttaatttttggaaacaTATttcgtaatccagattacatgtaatcggttactacccagctctgctTACTAATATAACTAAATTGTTACTAACTGATGAGGTTCTTACCTTAATTGTTCATGCATGCGTTAAGGACCAACACTTGCTCATTCCAGAGCTCTACTCATCTGAGCCACAAAGTTCAAATTATGCTTTACAAAGTCCACCTAAATTATTAACATGCAAATCAATAATTAACAGAGAGACACTATATAATGTGCACTCAGACATGTTTCTTCTGTAACCCTTTTGGACCCTTTTGatgtttaaaactatttaagaaatcaatttaaaaaaatgttatatattcaCTGAAATCTAGTCTTATGTATCTATGCAATattgtcttttgtcttttttttttttaaagatatttagttattttgctGAAATATCAGGCAACATTAAGTATGATCCAATTGAATACAGATTGTTCATTCATTAATCACAATTTAGtcacagttgtttttttcccacttGGCACATACACAGCTCAGTTTGGCAGTGGTTGTGTTCTTGATTGTCATTTGTCTTCAGGCGTCACACAGTGCTTAGGCACTGTGGTTTTATGGCCTCTGGCATACTCAGATTTACCCAATGTCATTGCACGCTGACATCCAGACAGACATACGCGCTTACACATTACCTGCATGTTACGTGCTTGCTAAAGCTGTACAAGTGGAGACAGGACTGATGGATGGAAATATCTGGCCCACAGGACAAAGTATGAATCAAAGTTGAAGAATGAAAAGATGAAAAGGGAGGTGAcacaatgaataataataaaaataactatagtTTGTCAGAGAAGTGGCCCAGCAGTTGCACGTGTGCGGGCACGTGCTGTTTATGTGGTGATGGAAAATCAAGTCTAGCTCATATAATTTAGAAGAATCCTTTCTGTAAGTCTCTGTCATCAAAATGCTACAAGAAAGCATTACATGTCAGGTTAGTCAGGTGGTAATGCAGAAGCGGAGAACACCTtaggtgtgcattatttttctaataattcagtTGTCTATTGTCAATTATTCTGCTTATACTATGGTTACAACAACTCACATTGTTCAGTTGTTGTATttcaaaacaagtttttgtCCTTAAAACGCTGTTGTGTACAGGACTAGTTTTTTAGGCATCTCATCTCAAGCCTCCGTTGCTCATTCCAACATGagttaagctggtcctttgctggtttatgctggtcatgttgctggtcaaggaccagcataaaccagcaaaagaccagcataaaccagcatcaaaacatacctaaccagcatcccagcattaaaacatagctaccagcatatgctgtttttttcaccagggataacGGTGCAAATGTTCAATATCTTTTCTGATTTATGTGCCTATAGCTAAATtgatcttttatattttaattaatattttaccaaaataagagggatcatacaaaatgcatgttattttttatttagtagtgatctgaataatatatttcacataaaagtcaTTTACATACTgttcacaaaagaaaataatagttgaatttataaaagtgatcccattcaaaagtttacatttgctcgtttacatatgcttgatattcagctgttttattaagagccgggggtgaaaatcttttgaattttgaagatcagggtaaatttaacttattttgtcttctaggaaagcttctgaagggcagtactaaatgaaaacaatatgatatttaggcaaaagaaaaatgtacacgtcttcattctgttcaaaagtttacacccctggctcttaatgtatcatttttctttctaaagcttcagtgagcgtttgaaccttctgtaatagttgcatatgagtccctcagttgtcctcaatgtgaaaagatgggtctcaaaaTCAGACAGAACCAAAAAGAaccaaaaccaaagaatttgtgggacctgaaggatttttctgaagaacagcaggcagtttaactgttcaggacaaataagggactcatgaacaactattattaacaaaacaaaacaaaaaaaaaaacatgtaggtaacacagtgttaagaatcaagtgtatgtaaacttttgaatcattttataaattcatctattattttctcttgtgggcatattatgtaaatgtcttttatgtgaaatatgttattcaggtcagtactgcataaaaaatagcatgcattttgtatgatccctcttattttggtaaaataattaacattttgcagattctgcaaggtgtatgtaaactgtaAATTTCAGCATCGCCAccaaattgcttttttttaaaaaatacattttgtctaAAGGTTCAATACAcctccatttaaaaaaatgaagattaTTTCAGGCTTTGCAGGGTTAAGCTGTAGTGAAGTATGGTCCTATTCATTTTGGTGTAGACTATTTTATGAAGGTCATGAACTCTATTTCTGAAGGATAGGTAAACACAGAGCCCACAAATctcaagaaaatgaaaaaaatccctCAGAAAGGAATGGCAAAATACATCAGACTAGGTCACCGGGACTATACAGACTATTGCAAGGCTGTTTTAAAGCAGCCTCTTCTCATCCCAGCCTGGAAATTGTGTTTGCACCCGTTCCCCGAGCTGTCAACACAATTAGACATTTGAGGGGATATTATATAAACCGAATCAAGGTACTGCAAGATAGCAAGTTTACTCAAATACACCATAGCAACAAGAAGATTCATATTGAGCAATGTTTTTTCCCTCAAGGGTCGTTTCCACTCGCACAGAGCGCATTTTGGTTTCAAAAccccttttttctctctcaatcAAATTTAATGTCATCTTTAAAACGTTTGGAGCAAAACACAATGCAAGTAGTGTGATGCCAAGCATCATGGTTTAAATTACATGGTCTTACACAATATCTCTATGTTCGCCGGTCACTTGGGCATGCAAAATAAACCATAGTAAAGCTGGACACTTTCTCTGGATTTCACGATTTCCTTCTTCCTACATTAAGACAGTGACAGTGAGCAGTCCAAGCAGCTAGAGGCACGGTTACGTAATCTGCTTTAGCTCATGATTTCACTCTTGGATCGAAGCCATTTGTTTTAGCGGACCACGGCATGTCACTGTCAATCATTAACACTATgtttataaacattaataagGGTGGTTAATACTTAAATGAAGGGAGGAGCTTCATAATCCACTCATACTTTACAAATATGCTCATAAGTCACTGAGTTTATTGGAAAAAGTCTGAATGTTTGTGAAATTTTGACAAATCATATAAATAATCTGTTTACCATgatattctgaaatgttttgcagACTTTTTCCACAATCATTTCGTGAATGATAAGCTGCATATGGACAATATTTTTATcctatttcaaatgaatgagTTGACTTTAACTAAAGGATGCCCTCTAGTTACTATAGATTTGTTGGAGTGCTAGAATTAGCACAtagtaaaacttttttaatgttacaaagaaTTTATCATTTGAACAATtccagttcttttgaacttttaatttGTCAAAGAATCCATTCGGAAAAAGAATCAAAAACTCTGACaatatattaggcagcacaactgtttttaatgttgataataatgagaatgaatgtttcttgagcagcaaatcagcatattagaatgatttctgaaggatcatgtgacactgaaaactggcgtaatgatgctgaaaattcagctttgacatcacaggaataaatgacatttcaaaatatattaaaataaattttaaaaaattaaaatttacaatattacagtatgtTGATCAAATAACCACAGCCtaggtgagcataagagacttttgcatttaaaaacatgaaaaagtctTATCGACCCCAGgcttttgaatgttagtgtATATTCATTTGCTTCATTTCTGCAAACAAAGGACTTTAATGGAACACTTTTTAATGCAAGCACCAAAGGTCAGGGAAGGCTTCTCAGCAGACGTAATGCTTTGTCATTAATGTTTTCAAAGCTTCTTAATcccttttgtcttttttttttatttgaaatgatcTTCATCTCACAAACGTGCTGAAcatcagctgttttctattaCAGACCTACAGCAAGTTTTAAGTGAATGCAGCTGCTCATGAAAGAGGGACTGAATCATCAGTTTTATCCAAACTATCAAGGCTGGTGGGTGAACATCAGGCAGCCTCCAGCATTTGGAATAATAATGAATAGACTTTAAGCCCAAAGGCTTTAATAAACCATATGTTGTGTTGTCAAACCATATTTTCATGGTTTATAATCCAGGATTGCATTATTTATAATGATCATAATGTTTGGAGTACACATATTTGTACATTCATATTTTCATTGTCAGACACAAGTATTTTGTAATgactataacaataacaatgataatggggaaaataataataataatataacaatgatAATATATATGTTGTGGAAAACTGTAGATaattattaaagttttaataaagtAACTAAATGCATGAGCCTTCCAAAAAGAGGGGTAGAAACAAtatcttattcttattatataTTCTTATCCTATCTTATTGCTGAGCTAACTAGTTGACTGTATatgaagtgacagtaaaaagccattcttttatttatttatttatttattttatttacaaaatcatGCTTAATCATTTCTTCCAGGGTATAAACGTGTCAGCACACATATTTTAGTACaaccatatttaattttgtgttttatgcttATACTAGAAAACACAGTTAAGCTATAGATGTGTGGTTTATTTTGCCGTTACCATGGTTTCACTGTCAAtattgtagtaaaaccatggttaattttgtggttactgtgattttactacaaaaacatagttAAACTATGATTCTTGCAGTAAAAACATAGTTAATGttgtagttaccatggttttactgcaaattatatggtaaaaccatggttaattttgtagttACTATGGATTTACTACAAAAACGACAGTTAAATCATGGttcttgtagtaaaaccatggttaattctgtggttactatagttttaccataaaaataatagttaaaccatggttcttgcagtaaaaccatggttaattttgtagttACCATAGTTTTACTGCAACTTGTaaggtaaaaccatggttactttTGTGGttacagttttactacaaaaacgATAGTTAACGATGGttcttgtagtaaaaccatggtttattttgtgattactatggttttactaaaaaaccatggttaattttgtagttaccatggttttactccAAATCCtatagtaaaataatttttttaaattttgtggttaccatggttttactacaaaaaccatagttaaaccatagtttaaatcttttgtataataaaaatgttgaaaaagatgtttttaaaacagatgTTTATGATAAATGCACCCTATTTACATATGAATTAGTAGTTTCATTTTgtggttactatggttttacgacaaaaacaatagttaaaccatggttcttgcagtaaaaccatggttaattttgtagttaccatagttttactgcaaattctaagataaaaccatggttattttTGTAGTTACCATAGTTTTACTGCAACTTCTaaggtaaaaccatggttaattttgtagttaccatagttttactgcaaattctaagataaaaccatggttattttTGTAGTTACCATAGTTTTACTGCAACTTCTaaggtaaaaccatggttaatgtTGTAGTTACCACTGATTTACTACAAAAATgatagtaaaactatggttcttgcagtaaaaccatggttaattttgtagttaccatggttttactgcaaattctaaggtaaaaccatggttaatgtTGTAGTTagcatggttttactacaaattctaaggtaaaaccatggttaattttgtggttacggttttactacaaaaaacgATAGTTAACAATGGTTCttgcagtaaaaccatggttaatt includes:
- the ugt5d1 gene encoding LOW QUALITY PROTEIN: UDP glucuronosyltransferase 5 family, polypeptide D1 (The sequence of the model RefSeq protein was modified relative to this genomic sequence to represent the inferred CDS: inserted 1 base in 1 codon), coding for MKSHFIVGLFLAISVFTPSCSGGKVLLFPVDGSHWVNMKVLIEELHSRGHSITVIRPSSSWYITENSPLYTSITIADEFSESDDFXEEYLFKVIEIERGDASGLSFLKIQVDLFSMLSKAHDMSCKMVSVILEDKMLVKRLQDERYDLVLTDPALAGGVILTHYLKLPLVLNVRWITSGEGHFALAPSPLSYVPLPGSGHTDKMAFTQRVKNVLFQSFTFFQDRFVVGPHYDALIDKYFDYKTDIVSLLQAADIWLMRTDFVFEFPRPTMPNVVYMGGFQCKPSKPLPADLEEFVQNSGDHGFIIMSLGTLVRSIPADMANDIASAFASLPQKVIWRHLGDRPSTVGNNTLIVEWMPQNDLLGHSKIKAFVAHGGTNGVQEAIYHGVPILGVPLFFDQFDNLIRIQERGAGKILKLSEFSRHTFRQALQELLGNTSYRTNMQKLSSLHRDQPMRPLDSAVFWIEYVMRNKGATHLRSEFYKMPWYSYHSVDVLLVLFTVVAVFVFCTVAIIRYACCKMCCKRKIKNE